One genomic segment of Peptostreptococcaceae bacterium includes these proteins:
- a CDS encoding ABC transporter substrate-binding protein: MDNKYFNLSDTLFDVTEKHEEAIDLLVSIGFENIKDEKQRNTIGKSITLEAALKMKKINAKIFENQLVDIIETGKNSQDEVLESNGASKDADVRIEGVLPCPVRVPLMEAFQEWMKENDDKINATVGYELKAASMGVDWLKKSLENADSDDVLADIFISAGFDLFFDKDLIGKYKAENVFEDITGNENYNKDFNNESISLKDPDRQYSMIGVVPAVFLINTEELGGRKMPSSWEEILGEEFENKVSLPIGDFDLFNAILLNINNRYGEEGVKKLGRSLLRSMHPSEMVKSHIKKSEKPIVTIMPYFFTKMTKNGGPMKAVWPKDGAIISPIFMLSKRNKKEKLQPFVDFFSSKEVGDILSHNGRFPSVNPEVDNMISNENKYMWLGWEYIKNNDIGRMLVKCERLFSEAVNEVKS; the protein is encoded by the coding sequence ATGGACAATAAATATTTTAATTTGAGTGATACATTGTTTGATGTTACAGAAAAGCATGAGGAGGCAATCGATTTGCTTGTTTCCATAGGCTTTGAAAACATAAAAGATGAAAAGCAAAGAAATACAATTGGAAAATCAATCACATTGGAAGCGGCACTGAAGATGAAAAAGATAAACGCGAAAATTTTCGAAAACCAGTTGGTGGATATCATTGAAACCGGCAAAAATAGTCAAGATGAGGTATTGGAGTCAAACGGAGCTTCGAAAGATGCCGATGTCAGAATTGAGGGTGTATTGCCTTGTCCCGTAAGGGTTCCGCTTATGGAGGCATTTCAAGAGTGGATGAAAGAAAACGATGATAAAATAAATGCCACCGTAGGATATGAATTGAAGGCCGCCTCAATGGGCGTCGATTGGCTCAAGAAATCTTTGGAAAATGCCGATTCCGACGATGTGCTGGCAGACATCTTCATATCGGCAGGTTTTGACCTTTTCTTCGATAAGGACCTTATCGGCAAGTACAAGGCTGAAAATGTATTTGAAGACATTACCGGTAATGAGAATTACAATAAGGATTTCAATAATGAAAGTATAAGCTTGAAGGATCCTGACAGACAGTATTCAATGATAGGGGTAGTGCCGGCTGTATTTCTTATAAACACGGAAGAGCTGGGCGGCAGAAAAATGCCTTCAAGCTGGGAAGAAATATTGGGGGAGGAATTCGAAAACAAGGTTAGCCTGCCTATAGGGGATTTTGATTTGTTTAATGCCATATTGCTGAATATAAATAACAGATACGGAGAAGAAGGTGTAAAAAAGCTGGGCAGAAGCCTTTTGAGAAGCATGCATCCTTCGGAGATGGTAAAGTCGCACATAAAGAAATCGGAAAAGCCCATTGTTACAATAATGCCTTACTTCTTTACCAAGATGACTAAAAACGGGGGGCCGATGAAAGCCGTATGGCCCAAAGACGGCGCCATAATCAGTCCGATATTCATGCTTAGCAAAAGAAATAAAAAAGAAAAACTGCAACCATTTGTGGATTTTTTCTCTTCAAAAGAGGTTGGGGATATATTGTCGCACAATGGAAGATTCCCAAGCGTGAATCCGGAGGTTGATAATATGATTTCAAATGAGAATAAATACATGTGGTTGGGATGGGAGTACATCAAGAACAA